In Leptodesmis sichuanensis A121, the following are encoded in one genomic region:
- a CDS encoding cation-translocating P-type ATPase has product MAQPWYQLSASEVLQQLGTSPTTGLSADEAARRYAQYGPNELAAHPPKSPWLMLWEQFTATTVVVLIVAAVISAFLGDFKDAAAIMAIVIFNAALGFTQEYRAGKEFAALKKMAVPRARVYRDGEWLQLLARELVPGDIVQLEDGDQVPADARLLECVNLRTQEAAFTGESESVEKTLAPIAGEALALGDRTNMVFMGTIITYGRGRAIVTETGMNTELGQIADSLQSVEQEQTPLQRRLDQLGRRLALAALALVAVIFLFGMARGENLDDLFLTAVSLAVAIIPEGLPAVVTIALALGSRRMLKRHALIRKLPAVETLGSVTTICSDKTGTLTENRMTVTILSLAGERVELRESYAQITSRLDGKKSIFRPGEGVPLPPPMALTLVGSALCNNALIPDEPTPGDPNRADSDVPKAIGDPTEIALVVAADRLGLAKEELEDLFPRVAEAPFDSDRKRMTTLHQLGVKDGKWIVDNNSSRLLPITYTLPITPYISFTKGSVDGLLQISSHVWVGDRIEPLDTTWEEKIKEQNDHLAASGTRVLGVAFQHLEYLPPSGAEVSSEQNLIFVGLVGMLDPARPEARSAIQICTQAGIRTIMITGDHPLMAKCIAEDLKIATDGQYLTGQDLNELSLTELEEKAATVSVYARVSPQQKLAIVEALKNRGEIVSMTGDGVNDAPALSKADIGVAMGITGTDVAKEAADMVLLNDNFATIVAAIEEGRIIYDNIRKFIRYNLTGNASGVVIMLLAPLFAMPLPLEPTQILWINLLADGLLALALSVEPAESNVMKRPPYPPNESVFSRGVGRDIIWIGLLMGLSFLGMGYYLRSLGWETWKTMVFVTLAFSRIFLALAMRSEGDLLIWRGLLSNQPMLGAVILTFGLQMMVIFTPWLDNIFETKPLTTQELLICLGVSTIGFWAVELQKLFTWGLRKQQASR; this is encoded by the coding sequence ATGGCTCAACCCTGGTATCAACTCAGTGCCTCTGAAGTTTTGCAGCAACTTGGAACCTCTCCAACCACGGGTCTCAGTGCTGATGAGGCTGCCCGACGCTATGCCCAGTATGGCCCAAACGAATTGGCTGCCCACCCACCCAAAAGTCCGTGGCTGATGCTGTGGGAGCAATTCACAGCCACCACTGTCGTTGTCCTGATTGTTGCCGCTGTTATCTCCGCCTTTCTGGGAGACTTCAAAGATGCAGCCGCAATTATGGCGATCGTCATTTTCAATGCCGCTTTAGGGTTTACCCAGGAATACCGGGCTGGAAAAGAATTTGCGGCCCTCAAGAAAATGGCCGTCCCCAGAGCCAGAGTGTATCGGGATGGGGAATGGTTACAATTGCTGGCCCGGGAGTTGGTTCCTGGGGATATTGTGCAATTGGAAGATGGGGATCAGGTGCCTGCCGATGCGCGTTTGTTGGAGTGCGTTAACCTGCGAACGCAAGAAGCCGCTTTCACTGGGGAGTCGGAATCGGTTGAAAAAACGCTGGCCCCGATCGCAGGCGAGGCGTTAGCGCTGGGCGATCGCACCAATATGGTCTTCATGGGGACGATCATCACCTATGGGCGGGGGCGGGCGATCGTCACCGAAACTGGGATGAACACCGAACTGGGCCAGATTGCTGACTCTCTACAATCCGTAGAACAGGAACAAACCCCCCTACAACGCCGCCTCGATCAATTGGGTCGTCGCTTAGCCCTGGCTGCCCTGGCTCTGGTTGCTGTGATCTTTTTGTTTGGCATGGCTCGCGGTGAAAACCTGGACGACCTGTTCCTGACGGCGGTCAGTCTTGCCGTTGCCATCATTCCTGAAGGCTTACCTGCCGTTGTCACCATTGCCCTGGCCCTGGGTTCCCGGCGCATGTTAAAACGTCATGCCCTGATTCGGAAATTGCCCGCAGTGGAAACGCTCGGTTCTGTCACCACTATCTGTTCTGATAAAACAGGCACCCTGACCGAAAACCGCATGACCGTTACCATCCTATCTCTGGCTGGGGAACGGGTGGAATTGCGAGAATCCTACGCCCAAATTACCTCTCGATTAGACGGCAAAAAGTCCATTTTCCGACCGGGGGAAGGTGTACCCCTGCCTCCCCCCATGGCTCTTACCCTGGTTGGTAGCGCTCTGTGCAATAACGCGCTGATCCCGGATGAACCCACTCCCGGTGATCCAAACCGGGCTGATTCTGATGTGCCCAAAGCGATCGGTGATCCCACCGAAATTGCTCTTGTCGTTGCGGCCGATCGCCTGGGGTTGGCCAAAGAAGAGTTGGAAGATCTGTTTCCTCGCGTCGCCGAAGCTCCCTTTGACAGCGATCGCAAACGCATGACCACCCTGCACCAGCTTGGGGTGAAAGACGGGAAATGGATTGTGGATAATAACTCCTCTCGCCTATTGCCGATCACCTATACCCTGCCCATTACCCCCTACATCTCCTTTACCAAAGGTTCGGTCGATGGCTTGTTGCAAATCTCCAGTCATGTCTGGGTAGGCGATCGTATTGAACCCCTGGATACCACCTGGGAAGAAAAAATAAAAGAACAGAACGATCATCTTGCCGCCTCTGGAACTCGCGTCTTAGGCGTCGCTTTTCAGCACCTGGAATACCTGCCTCCCAGTGGTGCAGAGGTATCCAGTGAACAAAACCTGATCTTTGTGGGCCTCGTCGGGATGTTAGACCCTGCCCGTCCCGAAGCCCGTTCTGCCATTCAGATTTGTACCCAGGCCGGAATTCGCACCATCATGATTACAGGCGACCATCCCCTGATGGCCAAATGCATTGCTGAAGACCTGAAGATTGCCACCGATGGTCAGTATCTCACAGGCCAGGATCTGAACGAGCTATCGCTGACCGAATTAGAGGAGAAAGCGGCAACAGTGTCGGTTTATGCGCGGGTGTCTCCGCAGCAGAAATTAGCGATCGTAGAAGCGCTGAAAAATCGAGGAGAGATTGTCTCCATGACGGGGGATGGAGTCAATGATGCCCCCGCCCTCAGCAAAGCGGATATTGGAGTCGCGATGGGAATTACCGGTACTGATGTCGCTAAAGAAGCCGCCGATATGGTGCTACTGAATGATAACTTTGCGACGATCGTGGCTGCGATCGAAGAAGGCCGCATCATCTACGACAACATTCGCAAATTCATTCGCTATAACCTCACGGGAAATGCCAGTGGTGTCGTGATCATGCTGCTGGCTCCCCTGTTTGCCATGCCCCTGCCCCTGGAACCCACCCAGATCCTCTGGATCAACCTGCTGGCAGATGGATTATTAGCCCTCGCCCTGAGCGTGGAACCAGCAGAAAGCAACGTCATGAAACGGCCCCCCTATCCTCCCAATGAAAGTGTCTTCAGTCGGGGAGTTGGTCGTGACATTATCTGGATCGGGTTACTGATGGGCTTGTCCTTTTTGGGGATGGGTTACTATCTGCGATCGCTGGGCTGGGAAACCTGGAAGACGATGGTGTTCGTCACCCTGGCCTTTTCCCGCATCTTCCTGGCTCTGGCCATGCGCTCTGAAGGAGATTTGCTGATCTGGCGCGGGTTATTATCCAATCAGCCCATGCTGGGAGCCGTAATCCTCACCTTTGGTCTGCAAATGATGGTCATTTTCACCCCCTGGCTGGACAACATCTTTGAAACCAAACCCCTGACCACACAAGAACTGTTGATTTGTTTGGGAGTCAGTACGATCGGCTTTTGGGCAGTTGAATTGCAGAAGTTATTCACCTGGGGCTTGAGAAAGCAGCAGGCAAGCAGGTAG